GTACTGCGGCCGGCGCTTCGCGGTTTTTTTAAGCGTGCAGTGCGATTTACAAACTCTCTTTTCGTCAATAAATTCAGAGCACTCTACCTTGCTCACACGAGGCAGCTTGGTCGAGTGTATTAGGGATGCAATTTTGAAAAAGCAACATCAGGAACGCTTGGAAAATGCCATCGCCATGGGGAAATGGCCATTTATTGTGCGCCACGGGGTGCTTGCCTGGGGCTTATCTACCGCAGTTCTGTACGTGAGTATTGCCTTTTTATTTCAGGGAAATATAGCGCCAATAACTGCGATTGCAGCGTTTGTAAGTTTTCCATTACTGGGAATTGCCTGGGGTGGAATTATGTGGCGGGTGTATAATCGCCGCTGGACGCAACACATTCGAAATTTGGTGAAAAAACACCGGTTGCAGAAATGAAATATAGCGGCGGGTGCCATTGTGGCGCGGTACGATTTGAAGTTGAAGCGGACGCGACGTTAGAGGTTAGGGAGTGCAACTGCTCCATTTGTAGTAAAACTGGCTTTCTACATCTTATTGTACCTAAGGCGCGTTTTAAACTTTTATCTGACTGGCAGGCCTTAACGACATACACTTTTAACACGGGAGTTGCGCAGCATTACTTTTGTTCAACTTGCGGCATAAAATCGTTTTATGTGCCGCGATCGAACCCTAATGGCTACTCGGTAAATGTACGCTGTTTGGACGAAATTCCGGAAAAGCTCACTATATCCAAATTCGATGGCCAGCATTGGGAGCAGCACGCTCACAAGCTGGCTGGATTGGATAAAGAATAACGGGCTATTATTTTTCCTTTTTTAATTTTGCCTTCCTTGCGTCAACCCACTAGCCACTTTGAGGTATCTTTACCCAAGGTTTTTACACAGCGACCTAAAATATCACAACTGTCTTTAAAGCCGCCGCCAATAACACCGCCTGAGTTTCGCGAAAGTGCCTGTTGCGCGATAAGTTCTCCAGCTTTGTAAAATTCGATATTGATAGAAACCATTTTTTATGACCCATCCAGGTGTTAACGGAGCTTAACGCATTGGTCATTTCCATTTTAAGGTTGTAGCCGGGAGCCTTGGCATTGAATGATTCCGTTTGAACAATGTTAAATTTTTGAGACTCGGAATATTCTTTTGTAAAATTACTGAGCTTGGTGCCCACTGCACGCCATTCGTTTACGATGTTCGGTTGAATGATTTTGACATCCTAATAAGGCACGTCTTTGGTGATATTAATTGTTTGGGCTAGTGTCAGAGATGGAAGCAGAGTGAGTAGCGAAATTAAAAACAGTCGTTGCCTAAGAATGGGCTCCTTTTTCCAGTGTTATAGGGCGGCTCGTGGCCGTTTTATTGATGCAAGTTGCATCACTATTGGCCGAGGGCCAATTCTTCACCTTTAAAATTGCAAGATCGTAAATTTGCCTTTTTTAAAAGGTCGATAATTCACAACATTTAGGTGTAGATACAAATATCACATCAATCGACACTAGCCAGCCAGCCCATAAATTCCTTGGACTCAATAAATGCCTCAAGCCCTGATATTTGCCCCAGTGCCTCGGCATCAAGAACAACGTCAAAGTCTTGTTTTAATATATCGAGCGCTAATACCGCTTGCGGATATTTGTCGTAATAAGCAAACAATACCAGTGCGGTGTATATCAATTGCTGCGATTCCGGATGCTTGCGAATGGCGCTGGCGATGACTTTGTCGGCGCGTTTGGTGTCGTTGCGTTGATAAAGTATTTCCGCCTGTAACAATGCCAAATCACTGTCGCCGCCGAGTTGATCCTGCAAATAATCGCACAATTGCAGCGCTCCGGCGAGATCGCCTTCCTGGTAGGCGTGATTCAGCTTAAATATTAAAAATTTATTGGGGGCAGCCAGGCGATTCAATCGCTCATAGGCGGCAGGCACGCTTTCAGGCGCCTTTTTCGATGCAAAACCCATAAGCGAAGCCTGTAAAATTGGGTCTTCTTGGTACGTTGCACTTAAGGCATCGAAATTGGCGATTAACTGAGCGTCACGTTGCTCCAGATAATTAAGCAGGGCTGTTGAGGCCTGATTGTGATGTTGTTGGGCGTTATATACCAGTTGAAAACCGCGCGAAAACACCGCCGACATCCAGGTATCGGTAGATCTTGTATACCAATCGATAAGTAACCACTTGCCTTGCTGCAAGGTAAATTCAAAATCGACGTAATCGTATGCGCCTTCATGGTTGTCAATTCGATACAACAGAAAATGGCGTTTTTTATATTTTCGGTGGTGAACTAATTTCCAGGTTTGTTGTGGGCTAAATAAACTTGGAAACTGCGTTTCTATCGAGGCATAGAGCCGTTGTGTAATTTGGGTAAGCTCTGCGTCATTAAAAAGACTATTGTCTGCTTTAAGCAGGCGTTCCTGCAGCTGCACTTTTTGACGCTTATTAAAATGCGCCGCGTGTAGCATGTAGTAAATGTAATATACATCGCCGGCGTTGGCGTAATCTTGCAATTCGAGCGCAATACTGTGCAATTCGATGGGCATCGCACTGGGTTTAAGCTTCTTCCAGGGCACATCGGTGTAGGCCGTCGCCGCCAGAGAGGTTTGGTTCAACAGCAAAAAACAAATACTGCCAAGCAACAATAGATGCCGGCGCATAAATTAATCCAATGTTTTTAACAACGCATTTACAGCCGGACTGGCTTGTTGTTTGTAAGGGTATGCAAAATTCAACGTAAAATGTGAATCGTTTTGAATAAATTTTGCGAGGTTCACGTAGTCGTCGATGGTATCCAGCATCACCCAGGGTTGTTTAATCCACAGGCGGGCCTGGTGTTCAAAGCGTGACTTAATGAGTACGCTGCGGGAACGATACTCCAGGGCCGGGTGTTTTTTTATTTGTGGAGTACTATCAATTGTCATGCCTACTTCACCCATAAAATTGACAATAATTTTGTGCGAAATGGCGCGGGGTAAACCAATTGCTGCGGGTGATTGGCGGCGAATTGTTTCGAGATTTTTTAGGTGCTCGGTGATAGCTGCGGTGTGATAGTTCGATTGAAACAAGTCTTCCTGTTTTTCAAAAAACTCGGGAATTTCATAGTGTTGATAAACCGTAAGGGTGTTGGTTTCGCGGTTATCTTTAAAGCGCACCGGTTTGTCGAGACTGATTTTGGGGTAGAGTTTAGCGTAGGCGTTTATGTAAAAATCACTGATTTCATCCAGCGAATACGAATTAAAATAGTAGCGCTGAAATTCGGCATCTTCGCCGCGAAATTCAGTTTCGACTTCCAGTTTTACTGGTTTGTTTATTTTGCGAGCGGTGAAGGTCTCGGTAACTTCTACGCGATCCAGTTGCTCCGGCAGCGCAGCTATTTCAATCACCGGGTTTTGGCGACGTTCGTCGACGATTAAGCCTGACCCAAATTCCAGTTGGGCGCGGTCTTTGAGACGCCCTGCCTGATAGGTGCGTGTGGGGTCGAGCCAAACCTGTTGGTCATCGATATAGGCATTGACGATCACATGGTCAAAAGCCAGCGGGCTCGGCAGAAAATCTGTAAAACCCTTACCGAAGTCGTAAGAAACCAGAGTTGGGTAGGCTGCGATACCGTTGCGCTGCAACAGTTGCACCAGTAGGTTGGATTTGTCTTTGCAGTCACCGTAGCGATTCTGTAATACCTCGGCCGGGGAGTGGGGCAGGTGACTGTTCAAGCCAAATTCCAGGCCGAGGTAGCGGATTTGTTCCTGAGTAAAATCGAGCGCAGCGAGGGCGTAATCTTCGCTATCAGTTGCGGATTTTTGCAATTTAGCGACCAGACTTTCCAGTTCTGGTGCATTTTGATCGACGGAATCGTAAAGGCTTTGAGCCCAGCCGGCGACTTCCTGCCAGGATTGATATTGCGAGTATTCCACCAGGGGGTAACGCACAAACCACTTCGGATAATCGCCTTCATCCGCGCGCCCGGGTACGTGTTTGGCGGTCCAGGTGTGTTCGACCCAATCGCCCTTCTGGCTTTTTTTGTATTTGAGGTCGATGTCATGCACTCGGGTTTGAAGAGGGATATTGGCGGGCACCAGCAGCCGCACCCGCGACAATCCCACGTCGACACTCCAGCCGAGATTGTGAGCACCGAAAACCTTATCGCCGTATACCGGATTGCGGCCGGTAATGGTATAGCTGTAATCCAAGCGATCACCGGGGCGCGTGTTGGGCAGAATCGCAATCGCGGTGACAGCGCCGTGGTAGATCCCTTTGCGAAGGTCGTCTTCCTGCTGCAATAAACGAAACAGTTCCGGGCGCAGGAGATCGATGGTTTCCTTGCCTCGTAGCAGCTGCAGCTTATGAATTTGGAGCTCCTGATAGTCTGGATTGAAAAATATCTCAAC
The Alteromonadaceae bacterium 2753L.S.0a.02 DNA segment above includes these coding regions:
- a CDS encoding transglutaminase superfamily protein encodes the protein MKSVCYLLLLAVFSATVANATATPREGAQKHDYGQFHFYTAVTPDWVKPAKIPKTRGKPQGQSTEYALLDTQIYADPNNYQRYKAYSYYLHNSQAVSENSEVEIFFNPDYQELQIHKLQLLRGKETIDLLRPELFRLLQQEDDLRKGIYHGAVTAIAILPNTRPGDRLDYSYTITGRNPVYGDKVFGAHNLGWSVDVGLSRVRLLVPANIPLQTRVHDIDLKYKKSQKGDWVEHTWTAKHVPGRADEGDYPKWFVRYPLVEYSQYQSWQEVAGWAQSLYDSVDQNAPELESLVAKLQKSATDSEDYALAALDFTQEQIRYLGLEFGLNSHLPHSPAEVLQNRYGDCKDKSNLLVQLLQRNGIAAYPTLVSYDFGKGFTDFLPSPLAFDHVIVNAYIDDQQVWLDPTRTYQAGRLKDRAQLEFGSGLIVDERRQNPVIEIAALPEQLDRVEVTETFTARKINKPVKLEVETEFRGEDAEFQRYYFNSYSLDEISDFYINAYAKLYPKISLDKPVRFKDNRETNTLTVYQHYEIPEFFEKQEDLFQSNYHTAAITEHLKNLETIRRQSPAAIGLPRAISHKIIVNFMGEVGMTIDSTPQIKKHPALEYRSRSVLIKSRFEHQARLWIKQPWVMLDTIDDYVNLAKFIQNDSHFTLNFAYPYKQQASPAVNALLKTLD